In Turicibacter sanguinis, a genomic segment contains:
- a CDS encoding urease accessory protein UreH domain-containing protein yields MKKMTFVIEGMSCMSCKQTIEKRLKKQNGIKKVGINYEAKRLNITFDESLISIEHLKLELELLGYQLKTEKEAREDKKLILLAIILIAIIYFLFERVTPDFSGLLTSNQNLSYIILFIIGITTSFHCVSMCGSLALSQVIHHENQVKRNILYNLGRIISYTLLGGIIGLLGGVVTTDIPFFNLMPIILGIIMIVMGLSKFGLIRELKIPMFKLGRYKSKFQCQGPFILGLANGLMPCGPLQLMQLYALGTGTFIQGALAMFFFSLGTVPLMLGLGLFLNKLSAFSRTFVFKLGAILIIFLGINMTLNGLTTIGFGSTLSLQTESRIEAEMMEGKQVVEFDLGRRNYEEIVVQKGVPVELIINASQGTLNGCNRTLILKDFNLKSDLKVGENVIKFMPTKTGTFTYSCWMGMIRNTIKVID; encoded by the coding sequence ATGAAAAAAATGACCTTTGTAATTGAAGGTATGAGTTGTATGAGCTGCAAGCAAACGATTGAAAAACGATTAAAAAAGCAAAATGGAATCAAAAAAGTGGGAATTAACTATGAAGCAAAACGGTTGAATATTACATTTGACGAATCTTTAATTTCTATAGAACACTTAAAATTAGAGTTAGAATTATTAGGGTATCAATTAAAAACTGAAAAAGAGGCAAGAGAAGATAAAAAATTAATCCTATTAGCCATTATTTTAATAGCAATTATCTATTTTTTATTTGAACGAGTTACTCCAGATTTTAGTGGATTATTAACCTCAAATCAAAACCTAAGTTATATTATTTTATTTATTATTGGGATTACGACTTCTTTTCACTGTGTCTCTATGTGTGGAAGTCTTGCTCTTTCACAAGTGATTCATCATGAAAATCAAGTTAAACGAAACATTCTTTATAATTTAGGACGTATTATTTCGTATACCCTACTAGGGGGTATCATTGGATTGCTTGGAGGGGTTGTCACAACGGATATTCCATTCTTTAATTTGATGCCAATTATTTTAGGGATTATTATGATTGTCATGGGATTAAGTAAATTCGGATTAATTAGAGAATTAAAAATACCAATGTTTAAATTAGGACGATATAAATCAAAGTTCCAATGTCAAGGACCTTTTATTTTAGGTCTTGCTAATGGACTAATGCCATGTGGGCCATTACAACTCATGCAGTTGTATGCATTAGGAACTGGTACTTTTATACAAGGGGCATTAGCGATGTTTTTCTTTAGTCTTGGAACAGTTCCGTTAATGCTAGGGCTTGGTTTGTTTTTAAATAAACTATCTGCTTTTTCGCGGACATTTGTCTTTAAACTAGGAGCTATCCTAATTATCTTTTTAGGAATCAATATGACATTAAATGGATTAACAACGATTGGCTTCGGTTCAACTTTAAGTTTGCAAACTGAATCTCGAATTGAAGCAGAAATGATGGAGGGGAAGCAGGTCGTCGAATTTGATCTAGGTCGTCGTAATTACGAAGAGATTGTTGTTCAAAAAGGAGTGCCTGTTGAGCTAATAATCAACGCCAGTCAAGGAACGCTCAATGGTTGTAATCGTACACTTATTTTAAAAGATTTTAATTTGAAATCAGATTTAAAAGTTGGAGAGAATGTAATTAAATTTATGCCAACTAAAACAGGGACCTTTACCTATTCATGTTGGATGGGAATGATTCGAAATACAATTAAAGTAATTGATTAA
- a CDS encoding metal-sensing transcriptional repressor: MNEERKKALQSLKTAKGQIDGIIKMIEEERYCMDISNQIVAAQALLKRSNLLILKQHLNHCVKQAVINGESDEKIDEIMTILEKAMSK, encoded by the coding sequence ATGAACGAAGAACGAAAAAAAGCACTACAATCATTAAAAACAGCTAAAGGTCAAATAGATGGAATTATTAAAATGATTGAAGAAGAACGTTACTGCATGGATATTTCAAATCAAATTGTAGCAGCGCAAGCGTTACTAAAACGTTCGAATCTTTTAATTTTAAAACAACATTTAAATCATTGTGTGAAACAGGCTGTTATAAACGGTGAAAGCGACGAGAAAATAGATGAAATTATGACCATACTCGAAAAAGCAATGTCTAAATAA
- a CDS encoding heavy metal translocating P-type ATPase: protein MESKSMKIEGMTCSACANRVEKVVSKLDGINKASVNFATETLSVEYETGKVTEQNIQEAVEKAGYKIHKNMKTYTVDVKGMTCSACANRIEKVTGKILGVENSTVNFATEKLTVTLDENQVTYGQIKAAVEKAGYEIIKEEQKETEVKTKDESSKLLTRFIVSLIFAVPLLIISMGHMVGMPLPKMIDPMMNPLNFALIQLVLTLPVVIAGYKFYKIGLKNLIKLSPNMDSLIAIGTLTAFFYSVFGIYMITKGDTSYAMHLYFESAAVILTLITLGKYLEAVSKGKTSQAIQALMGLAPKTATIERRGQELVLPIEEVLVGDIVIVKPGEKLPVDGVVIEGSSAVDESMLTGESIPVEKSEGSLVIGASLNKTGYIKYQATKVGKDTALSQIVKLVEDAQGQKAPIAKMADIISSYFVPIVIGLAIISSLAWLFAGETGVFALSIFIAVLVIACPCALGLATPTAIMVGTGKGAEYGVLIKGGEALETTYKLNTVVFDKTGTITEGKPKVTDIITIDTLEDEILALAASAEKGSEHPLGEAIVRAAEERNLSFRSISQFNAIPGHGIEVLIDKRDILLGNKKLMNEKNIDISSVNLQADQLATDGKTPMYIAVDNKLAGIIAVADTVKPSSQKAIETLHAMGIKVAMITGDNKKTAEAIAKQVKIDIVLADVLPADKANEVKKLQANGDLVAMVGDGINDAPALAQANVGIAIGSGTDVAIESADIVLMRSDLMDVSTAIKLSKATIRNIKQNLFWAFGYNILGIPVAMGILHIFGGPLLNPMIAAAAMSLSSVSVLLNALRLRNFNA, encoded by the coding sequence ATGGAAAGTAAGTCAATGAAAATTGAAGGAATGACCTGTTCTGCTTGCGCAAATCGGGTTGAAAAAGTTGTTTCTAAATTAGATGGCATAAATAAAGCCTCTGTAAACTTCGCAACTGAAACTTTGAGTGTTGAATACGAGACTGGAAAAGTAACGGAGCAAAACATTCAAGAAGCAGTAGAAAAAGCAGGGTATAAAATTCATAAGAATATGAAGACCTATACAGTAGATGTTAAGGGAATGACTTGTTCTGCTTGCGCAAATCGCATTGAAAAAGTAACCGGAAAAATTTTAGGTGTTGAAAATTCAACCGTCAACTTTGCAACCGAAAAATTAACAGTTACGCTTGATGAAAATCAAGTGACATACGGTCAAATTAAAGCAGCCGTAGAAAAAGCAGGGTACGAGATAATTAAAGAAGAACAAAAAGAAACAGAAGTGAAAACAAAAGATGAATCATCAAAATTATTAACTCGTTTCATTGTTTCTTTAATTTTTGCAGTCCCATTATTAATTATTTCAATGGGACACATGGTAGGAATGCCTCTTCCAAAAATGATTGATCCGATGATGAATCCTTTAAACTTTGCACTCATCCAACTTGTTTTAACGTTACCTGTTGTGATTGCAGGGTATAAGTTCTATAAAATTGGATTAAAAAATTTAATTAAACTAAGCCCTAACATGGATTCTTTAATTGCTATAGGAACATTAACAGCATTTTTCTACAGTGTATTCGGAATTTATATGATTACAAAAGGTGATACATCGTACGCTATGCACTTATATTTTGAGTCAGCAGCCGTTATCTTAACGTTAATTACGCTAGGTAAATATTTAGAAGCTGTTTCGAAAGGAAAAACATCTCAAGCTATTCAAGCTTTAATGGGATTGGCTCCAAAGACTGCAACCATTGAACGTCGTGGCCAAGAGTTAGTGTTACCGATTGAAGAAGTATTAGTTGGAGATATCGTAATTGTAAAACCAGGTGAAAAATTACCGGTAGATGGCGTGGTAATAGAAGGAAGCAGTGCCGTGGATGAATCGATGTTAACAGGTGAAAGTATTCCGGTCGAGAAGTCTGAAGGTAGCTTAGTCATTGGTGCTAGTCTCAACAAGACAGGATACATCAAATATCAAGCGACAAAGGTTGGGAAAGATACAGCTCTCTCTCAAATCGTAAAACTTGTGGAAGATGCTCAGGGACAAAAAGCACCAATTGCTAAAATGGCAGATATTATTTCGTCATACTTCGTGCCGATTGTTATTGGACTTGCCATTATCTCCTCGTTAGCTTGGTTATTTGCCGGAGAAACAGGAGTCTTTGCATTATCAATCTTCATTGCTGTTTTAGTTATTGCCTGTCCTTGTGCTTTAGGACTGGCAACCCCAACTGCCATTATGGTTGGAACCGGAAAAGGTGCTGAATATGGGGTCTTAATCAAAGGTGGAGAAGCATTAGAGACAACGTATAAATTAAATACCGTTGTCTTTGATAAAACAGGAACAATTACAGAAGGTAAACCAAAAGTAACAGATATTATTACTATTGATACATTAGAAGATGAGATTTTAGCGTTAGCAGCAAGCGCGGAAAAGGGATCAGAACATCCACTTGGAGAAGCTATTGTACGCGCAGCAGAAGAACGTAACTTATCATTTAGAAGTATTAGTCAATTTAATGCGATTCCAGGACACGGGATTGAAGTTTTAATTGATAAAAGAGATATTTTATTAGGTAATAAAAAATTAATGAATGAGAAAAATATTGATATTAGTTCTGTTAATCTCCAAGCAGATCAATTAGCAACAGATGGAAAAACACCCATGTATATTGCAGTTGATAATAAGTTAGCCGGAATTATTGCTGTAGCTGATACGGTGAAACCAAGTAGCCAAAAGGCAATTGAAACGCTACATGCGATGGGAATCAAAGTAGCGATGATTACAGGTGATAATAAAAAAACGGCAGAAGCTATTGCCAAGCAAGTGAAAATAGACATTGTTTTAGCAGATGTTTTACCTGCTGATAAAGCAAATGAAGTAAAAAAACTTCAAGCTAATGGTGATTTAGTTGCCATGGTTGGTGATGGAATTAATGATGCACCGGCTTTAGCACAAGCTAATGTTGGAATTGCGATTGGAAGTGGAACTGACGTTGCAATTGAATCAGCAGATATCGTCTTAATGAGAAGCGACTTAATGGACGTTTCGACAGCGATTAAATTAAGTAAAGCAACGATTCGTAATATTAAACAGAACTTATTCTGGGCATTTGGATATAATATTTTAGGAATTCCAGTTGCGATGGGAATATTACATATCTTTGGAGGGCCGTTATTAAATCCAATGATTGCAGCGGCTGCCATGAGTTTAAGTTCTGTTTCAGTTTTATTAAATGCATTAAGATTACGTAATTTTAATGCTTAA
- a CDS encoding heavy-metal-associated domain-containing protein → MKKKIQLDGMSCGHCVAHVKEALETLENTTDIQVELGTQSVLVETGATDELIRQAIDEAGYTVVSID, encoded by the coding sequence ATGAAAAAGAAAATTCAATTAGATGGTATGAGCTGTGGACACTGTGTGGCACATGTTAAAGAAGCATTAGAAACATTAGAAAATACAACAGATATCCAAGTTGAATTAGGAACACAGTCAGTACTTGTTGAAACAGGAGCAACTGATGAATTAATCCGTCAAGCAATTGATGAGGCAGGATATACAGTCGTATCGATTGACTAA
- a CDS encoding DUF5658 family protein encodes MFQFIKQSSLSTIKIKLIILYILNISDILLTLILVRTGLIIEANPVMASIIENSFATFFVKGIIPALLFIYLYYRLQSATPKMIKLTNFCIFILLGFYFFINCLHLLWFILLPYF; translated from the coding sequence ATGTTTCAGTTTATCAAACAATCCAGTTTAAGTACGATAAAAATCAAGCTCATTATCCTATATATTTTAAATATTAGTGATATTTTATTAACGCTCATCTTAGTTCGTACTGGGCTTATTATCGAGGCTAATCCTGTAATGGCTTCAATCATAGAAAATAGTTTTGCAACCTTTTTTGTTAAGGGAATAATCCCGGCTCTGCTATTCATTTATCTTTATTATCGATTACAATCTGCAACTCCAAAGATGATTAAGTTAACAAACTTTTGTATCTTCATCTTACTTGGATTTTATTTCTTTATTAACTGCCTTCATCTATTATGGTTTATTTTATTACCTTATTTTTAA
- a CDS encoding TraX family protein — MLKLSSFQLKLFAMIFMVMDHLYTYLNMRGGLEIPIWFGYIGKISAPIFFYLIVEGFFHTRNRNKYMLRLFSFGAIMIGVDLLLGIHNNIFLSLGLSVALMNMIEFGKKSERYRLSIIFSILIGLLAVVTEASIYGVIVTLIFYFLRNKKGWMAFVYTVFSILPLLSAISMGPDFLEAIFLWDYQWMMFLAIPFILLYNGELGFNNKFTKWMFYLFYPLHLIIIVLLAKYITA, encoded by the coding sequence TTGCTTAAATTAAGTTCATTTCAATTAAAACTTTTTGCTATGATCTTCATGGTAATGGATCATTTGTATACGTATTTGAATATGAGAGGTGGCTTAGAAATTCCAATCTGGTTTGGTTATATCGGAAAAATTTCAGCGCCTATATTCTTTTACTTAATTGTTGAAGGATTTTTCCACACTCGAAATCGAAATAAATATATGTTAAGGTTATTTAGTTTCGGTGCTATCATGATTGGAGTTGACCTATTGCTAGGCATCCATAATAATATTTTCTTATCGCTTGGATTATCGGTTGCATTAATGAATATGATTGAATTTGGAAAAAAATCAGAGCGATATAGGCTAAGTATTATATTTTCTATCTTGATAGGTCTATTGGCAGTGGTGACAGAAGCTTCAATCTATGGTGTGATCGTGACACTCATCTTTTATTTCCTGCGTAATAAAAAGGGATGGATGGCCTTTGTTTATACTGTGTTCAGTATCTTACCGCTATTGAGCGCAATAAGCATGGGACCTGATTTTTTAGAAGCTATTTTTCTTTGGGATTATCAATGGATGATGTTCTTAGCTATTCCATTTATCTTGTTATATAATGGAGAACTTGGCTTTAATAATAAATTTACAAAATGGATGTTTTACTTATTCTATCCACTTCATTTAATCATCATTGTATTATTAGCGAAATATATCACAGCATAA
- a CDS encoding ABC transporter ATP-binding protein yields MNTILSVEKVEKYYGNKDNVTKAIDQISFKVDKGEFVGIMGPSGSGKTTLLNCISTIDKVTTGHILINNQDITTMKSKVLENFRRDELGFIFQDFNLLDTLTAYENIALALTIQGRKVKEIDPLIQAVASKLEITQVLSKYTYQMSGGQKQRVASARAIVTDPSIILADEPTGALDSKSSRLLLESFEKLNQELEATILMVTHDAFTASYAHRILFIKDGKIFNELIRGNDSRKEFFNRIIEVMTILGGDINNVF; encoded by the coding sequence ATGAATACTATTTTAAGTGTTGAAAAAGTAGAGAAGTATTATGGAAATAAAGACAATGTCACAAAAGCTATTGATCAAATTAGCTTTAAAGTTGATAAAGGTGAATTTGTTGGTATTATGGGACCATCAGGAAGTGGAAAAACAACTTTATTAAATTGTATTTCTACGATTGATAAAGTAACAACAGGTCATATTTTAATTAATAATCAAGATATCACGACGATGAAATCTAAAGTATTAGAAAATTTTCGTCGTGATGAACTAGGATTCATTTTCCAAGATTTCAATCTTCTTGATACGCTAACAGCTTATGAAAATATTGCACTCGCATTAACAATCCAAGGACGTAAAGTAAAAGAAATTGATCCGCTTATTCAAGCAGTTGCTAGCAAGCTTGAAATTACCCAAGTCCTATCAAAATATACATATCAAATGTCAGGGGGACAAAAGCAACGTGTAGCTTCAGCAAGGGCAATTGTCACAGACCCATCGATTATTTTAGCGGATGAACCGACAGGTGCACTTGATTCAAAATCTTCTCGTCTATTGCTTGAATCATTTGAAAAATTAAATCAAGAATTAGAAGCAACCATTTTAATGGTGACGCATGATGCGTTTACAGCAAGTTATGCACATCGTATTTTATTTATTAAAGATGGTAAAATCTTTAATGAGTTAATTCGAGGCAATGATTCACGTAAAGAATTCTTTAATCGAATTATTGAAGTCATGACCATTCTCGGAGGTGACATCAATAATGTATTCTAA
- a CDS encoding ABC transporter permease, which produces MYSKIALGNVRKSFKDYAIYFLTLTFAVCIFYCFNSIESQKAVLDMSASQAGYMESINQLLSMVSVFVVFILGGLILYANNFLIKKRKKELGVYMTLGMGKSKISKILVLETFIVGILSLVVGLGVGILLSQGLSVFTAKLFEVGMTQFRFVISFSAIIKTIIYFGLIFLFVMFFNTIIISKYKLIDLLNASKKSETIKVKNPILSLLIFLVAVIMLITAYGIVLKVGLNEMSSLFNLSIVLGIIGTLGFFYGGAGFLLAMIQRNQNIYLKKLNIFVVRQIHSNINTNFLSVSLICLMLFITIGGLSTGLSMKTSIENGIVAPFDASAYMYVDDEDEIKTMQQVVEKLNFDFKGNEHMFFEAYRLEGISTGDLILPYVTGTLKDQLENGYWNSINAIKISDYNKIQQLLGKDSITLNDHQILVTSNFSKFLEPLKVYLKNNSEIKINGETFEIKNKDVMTDATYNSALADNILTLIVPDKVVSSLEPTMTYMNIQYTAQDKVEAESYFGDYLNSFFEEGSKDGIFLIGYTKQQIYENSRATSTVVLYVGLYLGIVFLLSSAAVLALQQLSEASDSIERYKSLRKIGATQKMINKTIFIQTLIYFALPLVLGMIHAVFGIYVVNKDLTSLYGQSDILVSSIMTMMGIIVIYGGYFLTTYVGYKSIIKNAK; this is translated from the coding sequence ATGTATTCTAAAATTGCGCTTGGAAATGTCCGTAAAAGTTTTAAAGATTACGCTATTTATTTCCTAACCTTAACTTTTGCAGTCTGTATTTTTTATTGTTTTAATTCGATTGAGTCACAAAAAGCAGTTCTTGATATGAGTGCCTCACAAGCCGGTTATATGGAAAGTATTAATCAACTTCTATCAATGGTCTCTGTTTTCGTTGTGTTTATATTAGGTGGACTCATTCTATATGCGAATAACTTCCTCATCAAAAAGCGTAAAAAAGAACTAGGTGTTTACATGACGCTGGGAATGGGGAAAAGTAAAATTTCGAAAATATTAGTCTTAGAAACTTTTATTGTTGGAATTTTATCATTAGTCGTTGGACTAGGAGTAGGAATTCTTTTATCACAAGGACTTTCTGTGTTTACTGCAAAATTATTCGAAGTAGGTATGACACAATTTCGATTTGTTATTTCATTTAGTGCGATTATAAAAACAATCATTTATTTTGGGTTGATTTTCTTATTTGTGATGTTTTTTAATACAATCATTATTTCAAAATATAAATTGATTGACTTATTAAATGCTTCTAAAAAATCAGAAACAATTAAAGTTAAAAATCCAATCCTTTCACTTCTCATCTTTTTAGTAGCAGTTATTATGCTAATAACTGCGTATGGCATTGTGCTAAAAGTCGGACTAAATGAGATGAGCAGTCTCTTTAATCTTTCAATTGTACTTGGAATTATTGGGACCTTAGGATTTTTCTATGGTGGAGCAGGATTTTTATTAGCGATGATCCAACGTAATCAAAATATCTACTTAAAGAAATTAAATATCTTTGTAGTTCGTCAAATCCATAGTAATATCAATACAAATTTCCTATCTGTTTCGCTCATCTGTTTAATGTTATTTATTACAATCGGTGGGTTATCAACAGGTTTAAGTATGAAGACATCTATTGAAAATGGAATTGTGGCTCCTTTTGATGCTTCGGCCTATATGTATGTGGATGATGAAGATGAAATCAAAACCATGCAACAAGTTGTTGAAAAACTAAATTTTGATTTTAAGGGAAATGAGCATATGTTTTTTGAAGCATATAGATTAGAGGGGATATCTACAGGAGACCTTATTTTACCTTACGTAACGGGAACATTAAAAGATCAATTAGAGAATGGTTATTGGAATTCTATTAATGCTATTAAAATTTCAGACTATAATAAAATTCAACAGTTATTAGGAAAAGATTCAATTACCTTAAATGATCATCAAATTTTAGTGACTTCAAATTTCTCAAAATTCCTAGAACCGCTAAAGGTGTATTTGAAAAATAATTCAGAGATTAAAATAAATGGTGAAACATTCGAAATCAAAAATAAAGACGTAATGACTGACGCAACTTATAATTCTGCTTTAGCTGATAATATATTAACTTTGATTGTTCCAGATAAGGTAGTTTCTAGCCTAGAACCAACTATGACTTATATGAACATTCAGTATACAGCACAAGATAAAGTAGAAGCTGAGTCTTATTTTGGTGATTACTTAAATAGTTTTTTTGAAGAAGGTAGTAAAGATGGGATTTTTCTCATCGGTTATACAAAACAACAAATCTATGAAAATAGTCGTGCAACGTCGACAGTAGTTTTATATGTAGGACTTTATTTAGGAATTGTCTTTTTATTATCTAGTGCAGCAGTCTTAGCACTGCAACAATTATCGGAAGCTAGTGATAGTATCGAACGTTACAAATCATTACGAAAAATCGGCGCCACTCAAAAAATGATTAATAAAACAATCTTTATTCAAACATTAATCTACTTCGCCTTACCACTTGTACTGGGAATGATTCATGCAGTATTTGGTATCTATGTAGTTAATAAAGATTTAACATCACTATATGGGCAGTCCGATATATTAGTTTCATCGATTATGACGATGATGGGGATTATCGTTATTTATGGAGGGTATTTCCTCACAACGTATGTGGGTTACAAATCAATCATCAAAAATGCTAAATAA